A window of the Streptomyces formicae genome harbors these coding sequences:
- a CDS encoding GGDEF domain-containing protein, protein MGVDVRLRAVVALAQSMAAARTPRESWRAAAVGAREALSGSFAALSVWERDHGRLKVLVNAGERAADEEEFPDGETYPVHRFPEITEFLHEQWAGGGAPRAWVETADGPAAGEQGYSHQRVDALRQRGRGCCVVAPIVLHGRAWGELYVARPAGRPVFDRDDADFATVLAQVVAAGIAQQERLEEVRRLAFTDPLTGLANRRAVDVRLDEALERHRAEGAVVSLVVCDLNGLKRVNDTLGHATGDRLLERFGSVLSLCGAMLPGALAARLGGDEFCLLTVGPAADEVVKVADELCERAGELKLGEGVACGVASTGDPIGPVRSARRLFRLADAAQYRAKAARSRGPVVAGRDDTVLPLADTPPSTPQDRRRFRDASR, encoded by the coding sequence ATGGGTGTGGATGTCCGGCTGCGAGCGGTGGTGGCGCTCGCACAGTCGATGGCCGCCGCGCGCACGCCGCGGGAGTCGTGGCGCGCGGCGGCGGTGGGCGCGCGCGAGGCGCTGTCCGGGAGCTTCGCCGCGCTGTCGGTCTGGGAGCGGGACCACGGCAGGCTGAAGGTGCTCGTCAACGCGGGGGAACGGGCCGCGGACGAGGAGGAGTTCCCGGACGGCGAGACGTATCCGGTGCACCGCTTCCCGGAGATCACGGAGTTCCTGCACGAGCAGTGGGCGGGGGGCGGCGCGCCGCGCGCCTGGGTCGAGACCGCGGACGGCCCGGCGGCAGGCGAGCAGGGCTACAGCCACCAGCGCGTCGACGCGCTGCGGCAGCGCGGCCGGGGCTGCTGTGTCGTCGCCCCGATCGTGCTGCACGGACGGGCGTGGGGCGAGCTGTATGTGGCCAGGCCGGCGGGGCGGCCCGTCTTCGACCGCGACGACGCGGACTTCGCGACCGTACTGGCGCAGGTCGTGGCGGCGGGAATCGCGCAGCAGGAGCGGCTCGAGGAGGTGCGGCGGCTCGCCTTCACGGACCCGCTGACGGGGCTGGCCAATCGGCGGGCGGTCGACGTACGCCTCGACGAGGCGCTGGAGCGGCACCGGGCGGAGGGCGCGGTGGTCTCGCTCGTGGTCTGCGACCTCAACGGCCTCAAACGGGTCAACGACACCCTGGGCCACGCGACCGGCGACCGTCTCCTCGAACGCTTCGGCTCGGTGCTCTCGCTGTGCGGGGCGATGCTGCCGGGGGCGCTGGCGGCGCGGCTCGGCGGGGACGAGTTCTGTCTGCTGACGGTGGGGCCTGCGGCGGACGAGGTGGTGAAGGTCGCGGACGAACTGTGCGAGCGGGCAGGCGAGTTGAAGCTGGGGGAGGGGGTGGCGTGCGGGGTCGCCTCGACGGGCGACCCCATCGGGCCGGTGCGCTCGGCCCGCCGCCTCTTCCGCCTCGCGGACGCGGCCCAGTACCGTGCGAAGGCCGCGCGCTCGCGGGGTCCTGTCGTCGCGGGCCGTGACGACACGGTCCTCCCCCTCGCGGACACGCCCCCCTCGACTCCCCAGGACCGCCGCCGCTTCCGCGACGCGTCCCGCTGA
- a CDS encoding adenylate/guanylate cyclase domain-containing protein: MTVDDTTSGSGAGATGGSGGGSGTPSGGSGSGSGSGSGGTGGSGGSGSGGAGGSGGSGGAGGSGSGKRSESGGYPTPHHEVDHTAEPTKDPLAIRLEQLILGADRRYTPFQAARTAGVSMDLASRFWRAMGFADIGQAKALTEADVLALRRLAGLVEAGLLSEPMAVQVARSTGQTTARLAEWQIDSFLEGLTEPPEPGMTRTEVTYPLVELLLPELEEFLVYVWRRQLAAATGRVVQAGDDEEMVDRRLAVGFADLVGFTRLTRRLEEEELGELVESFETTCADLVAAHGGRLIKTLGDEVLYAADDAGTAAEIALRLIDTLSNDESMPSLRVGIAFGTVTTRMGDVFGTTVNLASRLTSIAPKDAVLVDGAFAEELSRTGDAPVSEAQAAEEAAAAEEAEKNGEEPADRPKYRFALQPMWQRPVRGLGVVEPWLLTRRAT, from the coding sequence GTGACCGTCGACGACACGACTTCCGGTTCCGGCGCGGGCGCTACCGGGGGTTCCGGTGGTGGGTCGGGGACACCCTCCGGCGGGTCCGGGTCCGGGTCCGGGTCCGGGTCCGGAGGCACCGGGGGATCCGGAGGCTCCGGGTCCGGAGGCGCTGGCGGGTCCGGAGGTTCTGGTGGAGCCGGCGGATCCGGTTCCGGCAAGCGGTCGGAGTCCGGCGGCTACCCCACCCCCCACCACGAGGTCGACCACACGGCCGAACCGACCAAGGACCCGCTCGCCATCCGCCTGGAGCAGCTGATCCTCGGCGCCGACCGCCGCTACACCCCCTTTCAGGCCGCCCGCACGGCCGGTGTCTCCATGGACCTCGCCTCCCGGTTCTGGCGGGCGATGGGCTTCGCCGACATCGGCCAGGCCAAGGCCCTCACCGAGGCCGACGTCCTCGCCCTGCGCCGGCTCGCCGGTCTCGTCGAGGCCGGCCTGCTGAGCGAGCCGATGGCGGTACAGGTCGCCCGGTCGACCGGGCAGACCACGGCACGGCTCGCCGAGTGGCAGATCGACTCCTTCCTGGAGGGCCTGACCGAGCCGCCCGAGCCCGGGATGACCCGTACCGAGGTCACGTACCCCCTGGTCGAGCTGCTCCTGCCGGAGCTGGAGGAGTTCCTCGTCTACGTGTGGCGGCGCCAGCTCGCCGCCGCGACCGGCCGCGTCGTGCAGGCCGGGGACGACGAGGAGATGGTCGACCGACGGCTCGCGGTCGGCTTCGCGGACCTCGTCGGCTTCACCCGGCTGACCAGGCGCCTCGAGGAGGAGGAGCTCGGCGAGCTGGTCGAGTCGTTCGAGACGACCTGCGCGGACCTGGTCGCCGCGCACGGCGGCCGGCTGATCAAGACGCTCGGCGACGAGGTGCTGTACGCGGCGGACGACGCGGGTACGGCGGCGGAGATCGCGCTGCGGCTGATCGACACGCTGTCGAACGACGAGTCGATGCCCTCGCTGAGGGTCGGCATCGCCTTCGGGACGGTCACGACGCGGATGGGCGACGTCTTCGGCACGACCGTGAACCTCGCGAGCCGGCTCACCTCGATAGCGCCGAAGGACGCGGTCCTGGTGGACGGGGCGTTCGCTGAGGAGCTGTCGCGCACGGGCGACGCGCCGGTCTCGGAGGCGCAGGCGGCGGAGGAGGCGGCCGCGGCCGAGGAGGCCGAGAAGAACGGCGAGGAGCCGGCCGACCGGCCGAAGTACCGCTTCGCGCTCCAGCCGATGTGGCAGCGCCCGGTGCGCGGACTGGGTGTGGTGGAGCCCTGGCTCCTGACGAGGCGCGCCACCTAG
- a CDS encoding enoyl-CoA hydratase/isomerase family protein, translated as MSEERFGEFVVVRRHEDGHVAELVLDRPKAMNAVSTDMARSIGAACEALGADSSVRVTVLTSSNERAFCVGADLKERNSFTDADLVRQRPTTRAAYTGVLELPMPTVAAVHGFALGGGFELALACDVIVADGTAVVGLPEVSVGVIPGGGGTQLLPRRVGAARAAELVFTARRVEAGEARELGLVDEVAEDARTAALELAARIAAHSPVGLRAAKRAMRLGQGLDLRAGLEVEDAAWRSVAFSGDRAEGVAAFNEKRKPVWPGE; from the coding sequence ATGTCCGAGGAGCGCTTCGGGGAATTCGTCGTCGTACGCCGGCACGAGGACGGCCACGTCGCCGAGCTGGTGCTCGACCGGCCCAAGGCGATGAACGCGGTCTCGACGGACATGGCGCGGTCGATCGGCGCGGCGTGCGAGGCGCTGGGGGCGGACTCCTCGGTACGGGTGACCGTGCTGACGTCGTCCAACGAGCGGGCCTTCTGCGTGGGCGCCGATCTCAAGGAGCGGAACTCCTTCACCGACGCGGACCTGGTGCGGCAGCGGCCGACGACCCGGGCGGCGTACACGGGGGTGCTGGAACTGCCGATGCCGACGGTGGCCGCGGTGCACGGGTTCGCGCTCGGCGGCGGGTTCGAGCTGGCGCTCGCCTGCGATGTGATCGTGGCCGACGGTACGGCGGTCGTGGGACTGCCCGAGGTGTCGGTCGGGGTGATCCCGGGCGGCGGCGGCACGCAGCTGCTGCCGCGGCGGGTCGGGGCCGCGCGGGCGGCGGAGCTGGTCTTCACGGCGCGGCGTGTGGAGGCGGGCGAGGCGCGGGAGTTGGGTCTGGTGGACGAGGTCGCCGAGGACGCCCGTACGGCCGCGCTGGAGCTGGCCGCGCGGATCGCCGCGCACTCCCCGGTCGGGCTGCGGGCGGCCAAGCGGGCCATGCGGCTCGGACAGGGGCTCGACCTGCGGGCCGGTCTGGAGGTGGAGGACGCGGCATGGCGGTCGGTGGCCTTCTCGGGGGACCGGGCGGAGGGCGTCGCGGCGTTCAACGAGAAGCGCAAGCCGGTGTGGCCTGGCGAGTGA
- a CDS encoding biotin--[acetyl-CoA-carboxylase] ligase, giving the protein MTPPAASAGRWSDLDRPPLNAPALRRALVRPGGLWTSFDVVESTGSTNSDLAARAAGLAEGAVLVAEEQTAGRGRLDRSWTAPARSGLFLSVLLRPAGVPVQRWGWLPLLTGVAAATGLARAAGADFTLKWPNDLLVKVGGEERKTGGILAERTGNDGVVIGLGINVSLREDELPVPGAGSLALANAVSTDRDTLLRALLRSLEHWYGQWRAANGDPHLSRLQETYAAGCSTLGLTVRAELPGDRSLVGEAVAIDGDGRLVVTTPDGEDHPIGAGDIVHLRPDTR; this is encoded by the coding sequence ATGACGCCTCCCGCCGCTTCCGCAGGACGCTGGTCCGACCTCGACCGCCCGCCCCTCAACGCCCCCGCGCTGCGTCGGGCCCTCGTGCGCCCCGGCGGGTTGTGGACCTCGTTCGACGTCGTCGAGTCGACCGGCTCCACCAACTCCGACCTCGCCGCCCGGGCCGCCGGCCTCGCCGAGGGCGCCGTGCTCGTCGCCGAGGAGCAGACCGCGGGACGCGGCCGACTCGACCGCAGCTGGACCGCGCCGGCGCGCTCCGGGCTCTTCCTCTCCGTCCTCCTCAGGCCGGCCGGAGTGCCGGTCCAGCGGTGGGGCTGGCTGCCGCTGCTCACCGGCGTCGCCGCCGCGACCGGACTGGCCAGGGCCGCGGGCGCGGACTTCACCCTCAAGTGGCCGAACGACCTGCTCGTCAAGGTCGGCGGCGAGGAGCGCAAGACCGGCGGCATCCTCGCCGAGCGCACCGGGAACGACGGCGTCGTCATCGGGCTCGGCATCAACGTCTCCCTGCGCGAGGACGAGCTCCCGGTGCCCGGAGCCGGCTCGCTCGCCCTCGCGAACGCCGTGTCCACCGACCGCGACACGCTGCTGCGGGCGCTGCTGCGTTCGCTGGAGCACTGGTACGGGCAGTGGCGCGCCGCGAACGGCGACCCGCATCTCTCGCGGCTCCAGGAGACGTACGCGGCGGGCTGCTCGACCCTCGGCCTCACGGTCCGCGCCGAGCTGCCCGGCGACCGGTCGCTCGTCGGCGAGGCGGTCGCGATAGACGGCGACGGCCGGCTCGTGGTGACCACGCCGGACGGCGAGGATCACCCCATCGGGGCGGGTGACATCGTCCACCTGCGGCCGGACACTCGCTGA
- the hutH gene encoding histidine ammonia-lyase — protein sequence MHTVVVGTSGTTVEDVIAVARATARVELSEDALAALAAAREIVDALAAKPEPVYGVSTGFGALATRHIGHELRTQLQRNIVRSHAAGMGPRVEREVVRALMFLRLKTVASGHTGVRPEVAQTMADVLNAGITPVVHEYGSLGCSGDLAPLSHCALTLMGEGDAEGPDGTVRPAGELLAAHGIKAVELHEKEGLALLNGTDGMLGMLIMALADLHRLYTSADITAALSLEALLGTDSVLAPELHAIRPHPGQAAAADNMLRVLAGSGLTGHHQDDAPRVQDAYSVRCAPQVSGAGRDTLAHAQLVAERELAAAVDNPVVLHGGTSQTAGSGEGRVESNGNFHGAPVAYVLDFLAIAAADLASIAERRTDRLLDKNRSHGLPPFLADDAGVDSGLMIAQYTQAALVSEMKRLAVPASVDSIPSSAMQEDHVSMGWSAARKLRTAVEALTRVVAVELYAATRAVELRQGMTPAPATRAAIDALRAAGVEGPGPDRFLAPDLAAAEAFVREGRLIAAVEPVTGPLA from the coding sequence ATGCACACTGTCGTGGTGGGGACCTCCGGCACCACCGTCGAGGACGTCATCGCCGTGGCCCGCGCCACCGCCCGCGTCGAGCTCTCCGAGGACGCCCTCGCCGCCCTCGCCGCCGCCCGGGAGATCGTGGACGCGCTGGCCGCGAAGCCCGAGCCGGTGTACGGGGTGTCCACCGGGTTCGGTGCGCTCGCGACCCGGCACATCGGGCACGAGCTGCGCACCCAGCTGCAGCGCAACATCGTGCGGTCGCACGCCGCCGGCATGGGCCCCCGCGTCGAGCGCGAGGTCGTCCGCGCGCTGATGTTCCTGCGGCTGAAGACCGTCGCGTCCGGGCACACCGGCGTACGGCCCGAGGTCGCGCAGACCATGGCCGACGTGCTCAACGCCGGGATCACGCCCGTCGTGCACGAGTACGGCTCCCTCGGCTGCTCCGGAGACCTCGCCCCGCTGTCGCACTGTGCGCTGACCCTCATGGGGGAGGGCGACGCCGAAGGCCCCGACGGCACCGTACGCCCCGCCGGCGAGCTCCTCGCCGCCCACGGCATCAAGGCCGTCGAGCTGCACGAGAAGGAAGGGCTCGCCCTCCTCAACGGCACCGACGGCATGCTCGGCATGCTGATCATGGCCCTCGCCGATCTGCACCGCCTCTACACCTCCGCCGACATCACCGCCGCGCTCTCCCTCGAAGCGCTGCTCGGCACCGACAGCGTCCTCGCGCCCGAGCTGCACGCCATCCGCCCGCACCCGGGCCAGGCCGCAGCCGCCGACAACATGCTCCGCGTCCTGGCCGGGTCCGGCCTCACCGGGCACCATCAGGACGACGCACCGCGCGTCCAGGACGCGTACTCCGTGCGCTGCGCCCCGCAGGTCTCCGGCGCGGGCCGTGACACCCTCGCCCACGCCCAGCTCGTCGCCGAGCGCGAGCTGGCCGCTGCCGTGGACAACCCGGTCGTCCTCCATGGGGGTACCTCCCAGACCGCAGGCTCCGGGGAAGGCCGCGTGGAGTCCAACGGCAACTTCCACGGCGCCCCGGTCGCGTACGTCCTCGACTTCCTGGCCATCGCCGCCGCCGACCTCGCGTCGATCGCCGAGCGCCGCACCGACCGGCTCCTCGACAAGAACCGCAGCCACGGCCTGCCGCCGTTCCTCGCGGACGACGCGGGCGTCGACTCGGGCCTGATGATCGCCCAGTACACCCAGGCAGCCCTGGTCAGCGAGATGAAGCGGCTCGCCGTCCCGGCCTCCGTCGACTCGATCCCCTCGTCCGCGATGCAGGAGGACCACGTCTCGATGGGCTGGTCCGCGGCGCGCAAGCTGCGCACCGCCGTCGAGGCGCTCACCCGTGTCGTCGCCGTCGAGCTGTACGCCGCGACCCGCGCCGTCGAGCTCCGCCAGGGCATGACCCCCGCGCCCGCCACCCGCGCCGCGATCGACGCGCTGCGGGCCGCCGGTGTCGAGGGACCGGGCCCTGACCGCTTCCTCGCGCCCGACCTGGCCGCCGCCGAGGCGTTCGTGCGGGAAGGCAGGCTCATCGCGGCCGTCGAGCCGGTCACCGGCCCGCTGGCTTAG
- a CDS encoding LAETG motif-containing sortase-dependent surface protein, whose amino-acid sequence MSVARRPLLTAAAAGTLLCALWFVPSANATAEGQTAEAALSAQQPAAAPDSGSASSLASGSAFGSASATASRQGGSEELRLAETGGVETTPYLIGGAVFLAIGAGFLSFSVRQATP is encoded by the coding sequence GTGTCCGTCGCTCGCCGCCCGCTGCTGACCGCTGCCGCAGCAGGCACCCTGCTCTGTGCACTGTGGTTCGTCCCCTCGGCGAACGCGACGGCGGAGGGGCAGACCGCGGAGGCGGCCCTGTCCGCACAGCAGCCGGCCGCAGCTCCCGATTCCGGTTCCGCTTCTTCTCTTGCTTCCGGCTCGGCTTTCGGATCGGCTTCGGCCACGGCGTCCCGGCAGGGCGGCTCCGAGGAGCTGCGCCTTGCCGAGACGGGCGGCGTGGAAACGACGCCGTACTTGATCGGCGGCGCGGTCTTCCTCGCGATCGGCGCGGGTTTTCTGTCCTTCTCCGTCCGCCAGGCCACCCCCTGA